The DNA window AGAAGAAGTGGAAAAACGTCATTTGACTCGCGTACTCAAGGAAACGAAGGGAAATAAGGTGAAGGCCGCAAAAATCCTCGGCATCGACAGACGAACGCTCTACCGGATGGCAGAGCGTTTTGGCCTTGATCTTGGAGATGAGGTTGAAGGAGCGGAAAAAGAGTCAGTCTAAGGTTTCGACCCGTAAAAGGTCTCTGTTGTGTACGTATTCTGGACGATTTTCAGTTCATTCTTGATCAGGCGCAGCTTATTTTCTGCACTCTGAGGTACCTGGGTTGCCGCAGGGCCCCAGGCTTGCCAGGGGGTACTCTTTCCTTCTGAGGATACCTGCAGCCGGAGACGGGTGGTCTCGCTTGTCTCTGGGCTCACGGAAACTTCGTAATAGCTCCTGACCACGCCGAACACGCCTTTGCCGAGCCAATTATCATAGATACTCGGCTGTTCACCCCTGTAGCCTGTTTTCAACTGGGATGCGTCTGTCCATTCCACATCATAGTCGTCGTCTTCCAATACTTTGGTCACGGCGGCCTTTACACGGTCTTCCGGCGCAGGCAATGTGACCTCGACAACTTCTGCTAGGGAGTTATGTGGTGGTGGGACTCTGGCACACCCAAAGACAAAGACGGCGAGGGCGACGATGGCAAGACAGTCCTTTCGGATCATTTTGTTCTGGCCTCCTTCAGACGGTATACAAGGTGAGTATCGGTCTGCGTCACTCCTTCTATACGATGTATACGACTCAACACCAATTGAGTCAAAGCATCTTGGTCCGGTATATCGGCTGTGGCTATTATATCCGGCTTGCCCCAACATGGATCAATCGTTTTTATTTCCTTAATGTCACCCAACGCCTTGACTACAGTCGCTGTCTGGCCGGGAAGAACATTGATCAGCACGTATGCCCGGTCCGACGTGCCCTGGTCCCCCGGAGCGGGACCATGAATCGTGTAAGGAATTGCCCCAGAAGTGGGCTGTTTTATAGCAAAGTCATTTTGTTCTGTCAACTCGGGCTTGGTCTTCATGGTCTTTGATGGCGACGTGATAGAAGGAATCCTCTTTAAATTTGGTTTTGCCATGGTCTCACTTTGGCGCAACAAGCACTTCGATCCGACAGTGCTCGCTGACGCTTGTTAAGGTTGTTTCCAGCCGCTTCGGGCTCCCGATGCGGCCTTCCGGATCGTACACAAAGCAAAACAAGGTGGAGCATCGCCCTTGAGCTCCATAATAAGCGGAGTCTGCCGCGACCTGCTCGACAAGTTCTTTCGTGGTCAAGCCAGGCCTGGTTTTTTTCGACACCACGGCGATTTGATCCCGATTCACCAGGAGCGTTGTTCTTGGTGAGCCTCCCGTATAGGGTGGTATCCATTCTTCGGTTGCTACTTCGTCGAACTCCACCTTCAACAACGCGCACAAGAGGTCTTGTAGGTCGTAGTCGTCGTCGACCTCAAGTGTCGGACGATAGTCTCTCCGGAGTCGGAGCTGGCGGGCTATGGTGTGGAAGCGATGACAGACTTTCCGAATGAGATGGAGGGGGTCCTGCTCAGGCGCGGAATCGAGCACGGATTCGCCCAACAGAGGGCGGCTCAGATTGATCGCCGGCATGTCGAACGATGGGTCTTGCGAAGCACGGCCACCAGTGGAAGGCGTCCCTCCGGACAGTGACTGGTCGTTCACCACAGAGGTTGGAGTATTGATGGGAGGTTGTGGCGTTGTCGAGGGAGAGATCTGAGCTGCCGCTGGAGATGGGGGCGCTTGCGCAACGTCCACTGGCCTATCAATCGTTGATGACGCTGGCTGAGCTGGGAGTGGGGGAGGCAGAGAAGGGGTGACGGCGGCCACTGGGGGAGGTTGTGGCTGGGATGCGACAGCGATGGGTGTCGGTGTTGGAGATGGCGGAGGAGTCGGAGGAGTCGGAGGGACTGTCGATGTCGGCATCGGGGACGGCTCAGGAGCAGTGACGAACTCAGGTATGGACGGTGGTGGTTGAGGTATCAGAGGAGAAGGAGACGGTCCCATACTTGTTGTCATGGCCACGGCGACTGTCAATGGGGAGTTTACCTGTGGCGCCGTGGTTGGTGGTTCGGGTGAGACCAATACCAGGTGCGCTGTGGTGTTGGAAATCGCCTCATTTGCAGGCTCTGCTTTTGGCGGTGGCTT is part of the Nitrospira sp. genome and encodes:
- a CDS encoding Lrp/AsnC ligand binding domain-containing protein; translated protein: MAKPNLKRIPSITSPSKTMKTKPELTEQNDFAIKQPTSGAIPYTIHGPAPGDQGTSDRAYVLINVLPGQTATVVKALGDIKEIKTIDPCWGKPDIIATADIPDQDALTQLVLSRIHRIEGVTQTDTHLVYRLKEARTK